The genomic segment AACCTGTGagcactgcagaaatgaaaatgtatgtgTGAAAAAACTCAACCCACGCATTTTGCATGAAATAATCTGCAAATTGTAATTCTCCTCTCTCATCGCcttttaatgtgtattttaacatgtatttttttttttttaaaaatctgtttgtagGACCAGAAGGAGCAAGTGACCCCGAGGAGACTTGCTGGAGGACAacatgtgtatgtatttttagCATAATGGGTATACATTTATATTGTTGTCTTCGAGATACCGCTGTCTTCAATTTAAGTGGGAAAAAGACAGATTTGCTGCACAAATACGTTTGTAGTTATAACAGATGACCCCAgatccttaaaaataaacaatataaagcagctgcctgtgctgcctgcaggttCTGGTCCAAAAAAACTCTTAGGATGGCTTAGTGCTTGCCTCTTCTCACAGCAGTAGTTAAATTAACATCAGGCACTTATTtacatgctatttttttttactctaaacACATATGAGGGGTCTTGTGCTGCTTCACGTTGATACTCATCCTCCCTGTTTGCTCTGactttgcctttttcattgGATACCAGCCTTGTgctccctctctctgtcttgGAAGTTGTTGTTGGAGTTTGATGTTGGCGTTGTCCGTGTGTGATGTTGATGTCTGATGTTGGCTCTGATGTTGATGGGAGCTGGGCTGAGCCCTTTATgtaaaagcagctgctttgtttgcAGGAAACGGTATGCAAAACATTCATTATAGCTGTTTTGCATGCACTGCCAGCCTGTTTTTAACACTCCGGTAACAGTGTAAACAGagagacaagaggaaaaaaatatggctTCTGCGCTATTCAGATAAAGTGTTCTGCACTTGTTGAGAAGGGAGTTTCTCTGTTATCCTGTGTAAAccacatttttatattatttagtAGACAGTGGGAACTAAACTGACTGTGTCACTCTTGCCCACGGCAGGGTGCAGCTGGATGCAGAGGGCACCTACCAGTGCAGCCTTACAGGCTTGATTTTTGAGGTAACAGGGGCCGTCAAAATCACGTATTCCCTCTTATCCTGGAGCAAATATGCCAACCTCGTGAAAAAGCCGTGGATCGTGGGCGGCCCCCTCTTCGACGTGCGCTGCGATTCGGCCTCTGCTCTCACCTCCATCCAGTTTCCCCATTCCCTCTGCCTCAGCGGTGAGTGCTGGCCACTGCTCTAGGGGGTGCGGGAGGGTGCTGGCTCCTGGGTGCAGGAGGTGCTGGAACAGCCCTTTGTCCCCGCAGATCATGGTGCTGGCATGGCCTTCAAGGTTTTGCACATCAAAGGTGAAGGTGCAGCCATCGAGCCCTCCGCCGACTACTCAGCCTCACATGTGAAATGGGTGGTGAGCTCGCTTTCGCCGGTGGGACCGCTCATCCAAAGCCAGGAGCCAGTGCAGTACCATGGTGCAGTCATCCTCTACAAAGTCGTTGATGAGCATCCCTCATTATCCTTTCGGGTGTATGTGGCTACAAACAATGACTCCTTTATAAAGGTATGGCTTGTGTTGAGGTGTAGGGTGCAAGATGTAGAAATACCAGCAGGGTTGGTTATAGGGGTGCTACATGGAGGATGGGTTGTGGCAAGAGAcgcttttctttctccccagtGTGTTCATGCAAAGCTCTGGAGATAGATCTATAGATCTATAGATCTATTTATCTACAGAAGTCTCATTATCTATATATACTGAAAAGGTCTGCCAAATTCGGATATGATATTTAAGGGATCATGCAAGCCCACATGCTCACTCGCAAGctgctacagaaaagaaaatacatcagaaaCCTGTTTGCCACCAAATCAGGATTTACACCTGGAAGAGCTCTTTGTGCTCTCACCCATTCCCCCCTACAATACCTTGGTAAACACTAGGAGAGGACGGCAACAAATAACTTTGCTTTTATTGAGGCTGCAAACTCTTCTTTCTATTAATAATTTCACGCATGTAGCACAGTAGCTGAAGAAgtttatttgatgttttttgGTGGTGTTTAGTGCGCAGCTCTGTAAAGTTTGCTGTGTGGAACAGATTGTAGCTGTTTCATAGAgctggggaaagagaaaagcccaAGGGGCCACATTAACACAGGTTTTAAATGTTAATTCCTTTCCTGAGGCAAGTAACatttaaatggtatttttaaattttaggaTATCTCAAGAGCTGTAAAACATTCAAATaagaaattcattaaaattgACAAGCCCCCTGTATGCCAAAAATtgctacagaaaggaaagagatatAGATTAGTTTGTGAACCAGAAGCCGAAGTAACCCCAGAGGTAAGTCCCTTATACAACCCTCATTTCACGCATTGCAGCTTGATTAGAAATGTGGTACAAAATAGCTGTTCCTGCACACTCCTGCACTGGCATTAAGGGcatttttcacattcattttccATTGCCGCAAAAAGCGTTTGCCTTATAGAGACCTAAAATTTTGGGATGAAATCCTGACACTAAAGTCAATAGCAAAACTCTGGATTGGAATTTGTCTCGCATCTGTGCCAACAGCCAAGTACCCCCTCTTTAGTTTATGTTTtggataaatatttatttttaacgtATTTACATTGTATAGGAAATTGAATTTGTTGACGGATCTCTCTTGAAACTAAAAAGTTACATTGAAGTCTATTTGGAGAAACCTGATGACTTCACCATGTCTTTGGTTGAGCTGGAGTCTGATGCGACCGTATGGAAAGCAAAACTAAGAGAGAGTAAGTCTTGGGTCCTGCACTACTCGTTTGTTCGCGCTGAAAAGATACAGGAGTTGGGGTATAATTCAGCCCTTAGACGCACCTAAATCCCTGCTGTTAAAGTTGTGAGGCTT from the Cuculus canorus isolate bCucCan1 chromosome 9, bCucCan1.pri, whole genome shotgun sequence genome contains:
- the LOC104062801 gene encoding caspase recruitment domain-containing protein 8 isoform X1: MSGGGRERGSDSESFSSDEKEVAASSAEGGSSFEECPAGEDDSESSSSSSSEEESDAEESDGRRSDEEQEEKELLPHCNESGVNCPTTCEHCRNENDQKEQVTPRRLAGGQHVVQLDAEGTYQCSLTGLIFEVTGAVKITYSLLSWSKYANLVKKPWIVGGPLFDVRCDSASALTSIQFPHSLCLSDHGAGMAFKVLHIKGEGAAIEPSADYSASHVKWVVSSLSPVGPLIQSQEPVQYHGAVILYKVVDEHPSLSFRVYVATNNDSFIKDISRAVKHSNKKFIKIDKPPVCQKLLQKGKRYRLVCEPEAEVTPEEIEFVDGSLLKLKSYIEVYLEKPDDFTMSLVELESDATVWKAKLRESDWIHYDQNKNEQKRSTISVKKRKPTLSILEEDELCSKKQKTGNAADGIETRILTDQQLMVIAKLFGRQWREIAIECLQTEMKDIEQIQATEEEVNMQKFLMLSKWRDREQSNGTAETLYRSLQEKASYEILQALQGMVNLHLPLTDDLTIRSCRRSCVCFSARC
- the LOC104062801 gene encoding caspase recruitment domain-containing protein 8 isoform X2, translating into MSGGGRERGSDSESFSSDEKEVAASSAEGGSSFEECPAGEDDSESSSSSSSEEESDAEESDGRRSDEEQEEKELLPHCNESGVNCPTTCEHCRNENDQKEQVTPRRLAGGQHVVQLDAEGTYQCSLTGLIFEVTGAVKITYSLLSWSKYANLVKKPWIVGGPLFDVRCDSASALTSIQFPHSLCLSDHGAGMAFKVLHIKGEGAAIEPSADYSASHVKWVVSSLSPVGPLIQSQEPVQYHGAVILYKVVDEHPSLSFRVYVATNNDSFIKDISRAVKHSNKKFIKIDKPPVCQKLLQKGKRYRLVCEPEAEVTPEEIEFVDGSLLKLKSYIEVYLEKPDDFTMSLVELESDATVWKAKLRESDWIHYDQNKNEQKRSTISVKKRKPTLSILEEDELCSKKQKTGNAADGIETRILTDQQLMVIAKLFGRQWREIAIECLQTEMKDIEQIQATEEEVNMQKFLMLSKWRDREQSNGTAETLYRSLQEKASYEILQALQGFSARC